The Pseudomonas aeruginosa genome includes the window GGCTTTGACGTGGAACGCCTGCTCACGGCTCGGAAGATGCTGGTTGGCATCGGCGTTGCCCTGGCGCAGGCGTTCGGACCTCAGCGTCGGCAGGCGGAACACATCCTGCCGCTCGGTCTGCAACGCATTGCCGCGCATCAGCTCCATCAACGGAACCTGCATGGCCGGGGTGCTCTGGCCGAGGAAGTAGTTGGGCACCTCGTCGCACCACAGCAGCATGTAGTCGCTCACCGCATCGTGCTCGGCGTCGAGCACCACGTACTCGACGCGGTGGCGCAGGACCACTTCGGCGTCGATGCTCCAGCGGGTGTCCACGGTGAACAGCGGAACGTGCTTTTCCACGTCCACCAGCAGGCCATTCACCGCCTTGCAGCCGGACTTGCGGCAGGCCACGTGGTAGCGCTTGTCGGGGAGGGGGTGACGCGCCACCACGTCGCGCCCGCCAAGCAGGTGCAGGTCGAACTCCTTGATGCGGATGTCGATCAACTCGCACGGTAGGTCGAACCCCGCAGGCGTCAGCAGCCTGGGGCAGAAATGGATAAGCATGGTTTTCTCCATCAGGCATGCCCGGGGCTTTCCCGCCCTGGGGGAGAGGTATCTCTATCGGTCGCAGGTCAGCCGGCAAGCCGCATCCTGACGGACGAGGCAGAGCCTCGCCCGGTGAAAGACGCGAACGCCGGTCCTGGCGGACCTCGCTGGATTTTTCTGGCTCCGGGCGCTCCCGCGCTTCCAGGGGGCGTCTCGGGCGGGTGTCAGCTCCCGGTCTTGACCCGGCTCCAGACCCGGGTACGGATTCTCTCGACCTTCAGTGGCAGGGTTTCCAGCGGGAAGAGGGTCGCCATGGTTTCCTTGCTCAGGTAAACCGCCGGGTTTTCCCGCAGCTTCCGCTCTACCAGCGGCAGCGCCGCCTGGTTGCCATTCGGATAGCCCACGTAGTTGGAGGTCCTGGCGATGACCTCCGGACGCAGCAGGTAGTCGATCAGCGCATAACCCTGCTGCGGATGCGGTGCATCCTTGAGCAGCACCATGTTCTCGGCCCAGACCAGCGAGCCTTCCCGGGGAATGCTGTAGGCGATATGGCGACCGTTCCCGGCCTGTTCGTTGTTGACCTGGGCCATGTAGGCCGTACCCTGCCAGCCGACCACCACGCAGACGTTGCCGTTGGAGAGATCGGTGTCGACTCTGGAGGAGTCGAAATAGCGAATGTAGGGGCGAACCTTCAGCAACAGTTCCTGGGCTTTCTGGTAGTCCTCGGGATTCTGGCTGTTGTGCGGCAGGCCCAGGTAGTTGAGGGCGATGGACACCAGCTCGGTGGAGGAGTCCAGCGTGGCCACGCCGCACTGGCTGAGGCGGGAGATGTTCTCCTCCTTGAAGACCAGGTCCCAGGAGTCGACCGGCGCGTCGGGGCCGAGCAGCTTGCGGACCTTGTCCACGTCGTAGGCGATCCCGGTGGTTCCCCAGAGATAAGGTACGGCATAGCGATTGCCGGGATCGTTGGCCTGAAGCTTCCCGAGGATGTCCGCGTCGAGGTTCTTCCAGTGGGGGAGCCGGTCGCGGTCGAGTTCCTGGAGGACGCCCGCCTTGATCAGCCCGGGCAGGATGTTGGAGGTGATCACCACCACGTCGTAGCCGGAGCGGCCGACCATCAGTTTGCCCTGCGCGGTCTCGGCGCTGTCGAAGGTGTCGAGGACGACACGGGTGCCGGTTTCCTTCTGGAAAGCCTTGGGCGTTTCCGGGGCGATGAAGTCATACCAGTTGTAAAGATGGACGCTGGTTTGCGCAGCCCATGCACTGTCCGCCGCTGTCGCACCGATCGTCGTCAGGATCGATAACGCCAGTGCACAAACTTTTTTCATTGGATTTCCTTTCCGAAACGAAACAAGTTGGATTTTGCACCTACCAGAACTGGTAGTTCTGACCTGTGGCTATCTTCGAAGGCATCGATATTATGCACATTGGAACTCTTCATGACATAACGCCGAGTGACTAATCCCAGAGGAGTAGTTGTGTGGATATCGCATTGCACGGCGGCGCCTGGCACGAGTCACTGGGAAAGTTGCTCGAAGCGCTGGACCGGCCGTTCTTCTGGCGGATCCTGGCGCAGACCCTCGGCCAGTTCGCCCCCGTCGACAACTGGGCGGCCCTGATATTCAGCGATTCCAGTCCCTTGATTCTTTCCTTCATGGAGGAGGAGAGAGAAGAAGTCGAGCCGGACCCGCTGATCAGTCGATATATAACCGGACTTTATCTGCAAGATCCTTTCTACCAGGTATCCAGGAACTGTCGGCGCGGCGGGCTTTTTCATCTTGCGGATATCGTCTCCGAAGATTTCGAAACGACCGAATATTACAATACGTACTTTGCGCATTATGTGGTGACGGACGAAGTTCAATATAACGTCCCGCTGGATGGTGAAAGAACCCTATGCCTGTCGTTGGGCAGCGAGAGCCGCTTCGGTGCCGAGCAGATCGCGCTGTTCGAGCTGCTTCGCCCGTGGGTCATCGCGCTGATGAAAAAACGCATCCACTTCGAGGATGCGGTCAGGGAGGAGGCGAAACCGATCGCAGCGGCGGAGGTGGAAGTCCAGCCCTGGAGAGGGTTGATATCGCCGCTGACCGCGCGGGAGTCGGATGTCATCCGGCTGATGCTGGATGGATACTCGAACAAGGAAATAGCGGATCGGCTGACGCTGTCGATCGCCACTATCAAGGTGCATCGCCGGCACATCTACGCGAAGCTGAACGTGAAGTCCCACTCCGAGATATTCGCGCTGTTGATCAACCCGCCCGCGCCGCGGCTCGCCGACGCACGCTAGTGCGCCGCCTGCGGAGGAACCCGGGCGCATAAGGTTATGCGAAATTCATATTGCCCGACGCTGAAAAAGCCGGCGTCGGATTGCACTCATGGGCGAATTCCATCCAGGACGATTCGACCATGCCCGATGTACGTCTTTCCTCTCGTTCGTTGACCCCCGTGCTCTGTGCGGTGGGGCTCGCCTGCGCGCTGCAGGGCGAGGTGCAGGCCGCCGACGGTGGGCCGCGCGACGCGGCCACGGCGCCCCGGGTATTCGACATAGCGCCCGGCGAACTGGCCGAGGTGTTGTTGAACATCGTGCGCCAGGGACACGTGCCGATCGCCTTCGACCAGCGCCTGGTGGCGGGGTTGCGCGGACCAGATATCCGCGGCCGGCTCAGTGTCGAGGAGGCCTTGCGGCGTGCCCTGGCCGGCAGCGGGCTGGCATACGCGCAGGACGAAAGCGGTGCCTTCGTCCTGCGCCGCGGACAGGCGCCTGTGCAGGAGACGCGAGGTGCGACGGTGGCACCGACCTTGTCCACCGTGGTGGTCACCGGCACGCGCAAGAGCGATGTGAAGGCGCAGGACAGCCTGAGCCCGATCGATGTGGTCAGCGCTACCCAGCTACGCAGTAGCGGTGCGGTCGATCTGCGCGATGCGCTGGTCAAACTGCTGCCCTCGCTGACCCGCCAGGCCCAGCCGTTCAACGCCTCGGCGTTGACCCACACGCAGTCGCTGCGCGGGCTGAGCCCCAACCATGTGCTGGTGCTGGTGAACGGCAAGCGTCGCCACGAAACGGCCAATCTCAATATCAGCGGCGGGCTGGAGAAGGGCTCCACCGGCGTCGATCTGGACACCATCCCGATCAACGCCATCGAGCGGGTCGAGGTGCTGCGCGACGGCGCCTCGGCGCAGTACGGTTCGGACGCCATCGCCGGGGTGATCAACGTCATCCTCAAGTCCGCCGACAGCGGCGGGTCGGCGGCCGCTGACGTCGGGCAGACCGGCGACGGCGACGGCTTCACCCATGGCGGCGGGGGGAACATCGGGCTGGCCTTCGGCGATAGCGGCTTCGTCAACCTCACCGCCGAATATCGCGAGCAGGAGCGCACGATGCGCAGCGGCATCGATGAGCGCACCGGTCGGCGCGACAATATTTCCATGGGCGATCCCGCGTTCCACCGGCAATCGTTGGCGCTCAACTCGGGTTTCGGGTTGGGCGACGATATCGAGGTGTACGGCTTCGGCACCTATACCCGGCGCAAGGCCTCCTCGGCGGCCAACTATCGCCTGGCTTCGGTGGCGCCGACGCTGTATCCGGACGGTTTCACGCCGCGCCCGAACAGCGACGAGGACGACTATGCGTTCCTCGCCGGGGTGCGCGGCGAGCGTCTGCTGGATGCCTGGCACTGGGACCTGAGCAGTGGCTACGGCGCCGACCGTCCCGATATCGGCATGACCCAGTCGGTGAACGCGGCGATCTACCGTGAAACCGGCAACAGCCCGAGAAGCTTCGACCTGGCGCGCTACCGCAACAGCCAATGGACCAGCAACCTGGACCTGGGGCGAGAATTCGAACTGGATTTCCTCGCTGCTCCGCTGGCGTTGTCGCTGGGTGCGGAATACCGGCGGGAAAGCTACCGCATCGACGCCGGCGACCCGGCGTCCTACTACAGCGGCGGGGCGGAATCCCTGGCTGGCCTCTCGCCGCTCAGCGAGGGGCAATGGTCGCGGCACGCCTGGGCGTCCTACCTGGACCTGGGTACCTCCCTGACCCCAGCCTGGGAGGTCGACGTGGCGGTGCGCCACGAGAAATTCAGCGACTTCGGCAGCACCACCAACGGCAAGTTCGCCACCCGTTACCAGTTCGATCCGCGGGTGGCGCTGCGCGCCAGCGTAAGCAGCGGGTTCCGCGCGCCGTCCCTGGTCCAGGAGCACTACACCGGCCTCAGCGTCGGCCCGACCATCGCCCTTGGCCTGCTGGCGGCCAACTCGCCGGCGGCGAAGATGCTCGGCGCCGACGAACTGCAACCGGAGAAGTCGACCAGCTTCAACCTTGGCCTGGTACTCAGCCCGTGGGAAAACGTCGGGCTGAACATCGACGCCTACCAGATCAGCATCCGCGACCGCATCGTCGACAGCGCCACCTATTCCGGCCAGGAAGCCATCGATGCCCTGGCCGCGGCGGGGATCTCGTTGCCGGCCAGTGCCAGTACGGTCAGTACCCACTACCTGGCCAACGGTGCCGACACCCGCACCCGCGGTGTCGACATCACCGGTCACTACCTCGTCGCGCTTGGCGAGTACGGGCAGGTCGACTGGGAACTGTCGGCCAACTTCAACCGCACCACCTTGCGCAAGAACCATCGAGGCGCCAACGGCGAGCCGCTGCTCAATGCCCAGCAGGTCGCCTGGATCACCAGCTCCACCCCGCGCAGCCAGGTTTCCCTCGGCGGCACCTGGAGCCGCCAGGACTGGGAGGTCAGCCTGCGCCTGACGCGCTACGGCCGGACCAGCTCGGAACTCGACTACACGGTAGGGCCGGACGCCTGGTCGACGGAGAAATTCAACCATTTCGTCAACGACCCGAAGTACATCACCGACATCGCCGCGCGCTACCGGCTCAGCGCCGACCTGACGCTGACCGCCGGCGCCGACAACCTGTTCGACGTCCGTCCGGACAAGCTGCCCGCGCAGAACACCACCTATGGCGACGTGCTGCGCTACGACACCTATGCCTCGCAGATCGGCTTCAACGGCGCCTTCTACTACCTACGCGCGGCATACCGCTTCTAGAGGGCCAGGCGTGGCGCAACGAGAATTTTCCGCGACCAGCGGCGGTGTGCTGCTGGCGTCGGTGGTGGCGATCATGCTCGGGCCCACCGGCATCCTGCTGAACACCTTCAGTCTGTTCATCGCACCGATGAGCGCCGAGTACGCCTGGGACCGCGCCGAGGTGTCGTTGCTGGTGACGCTGTTCGGACTGGCGGTCGCCATCACCAGCCCGCTCAAGGGCTGGCTGATCGACCGTTGGGGCGCGCGGCGGACAATGCTCGGGCTGACCGCCGCCCTGTCGCTGCCGCTGCTCGGCCTGGCGGCGGTGAATGCCGTCTGGCAACTCTACGCGCTGTTCCTGCTGATCGGCCTGCTGGCGCCAGGCAACCTGCCTTACGGACGTATCCTCGGACTCTGGTTCCGCCAACGCCTGGGCGTGGCCTACGGCCTGCTAGGCCTGGGCTTCGGGGTGGGCGGGCCGCTGGGCCTGCTGGTCGGCCACCAGAGCCTCGAAGCGTGGGGCTGGCGCGGCGCTTTCCTGGTCTACGGCGTGCTCGAACTGGGCCTGGCGCTGCCGCTGCTGGCCTGGCTGTTCCGCGAGCCAGCGCCGGATGCTGGCGTGGCCGCCGGCACGGCCGTAGCGGAAACCGCGCTGAGCGGATCGACGGCGCCCCAGGCCTGGCGCAGCGCCAGTTTCTGGCTGGTGCTGGGCAACCAGGTACTGGCGGTGTTCGTGATGTCCGGGATCATGACCCATGGCGTGCCGATGCTGGTGGAGCGCGGTTTGTCCCGGGGCGAGGCGGGCACCGCGCTGTCGGCGTTGTGGGTCGGCATGATGCTGTCGCAGCCGCTGATGGGCTGGCTTCTCGACCGCGTGGCGACGCCTCGGGTGGCGTTGCCCTTCGCCCTGGCGGCGGTGCTCGGCATGGCCTGGTTCCTGGTGGGCGACACACCGAGCGGTCTATGGCTGGCGGTGTTCCTGGTCGGCCTGGGTGGAGGAGGGGAAAGCGGCACCACCAAGTACCTGTTGATGCGCTACTTCGGCCTGCGCAGTTTCGGTGTGATCTACGGTTCGATCCAGCCGTTCACCTTCGCCCTGTCGATCAGTCTCGGCGCTTACCTGCTGGGCTGGCTGTACGACCGCGCCGAAGGCTACGGGACGGCCGAATGGGTGCTGCTCGCGGCTTTTTCCCTGGCTGCGTGCAGCCTGTTCGCCTTTCGCCCCTATCCGCAGAAATTGCCCTGAAGGGAATCATGCCGGCTAGCGTTCGCCCTGGCGCCGCGCGGTCTTGCCGGCGAGGCGGGCCTGCCGATAGTCGTTGGCACACTGTCCCGTCCAGCGACGGAAGGCGTGGCGAAAACTGGAGGTATCCATGTAGCCCAGCCTCTCGGCGACTTCCTCGATGCGCAGTCGCTCGTCCCGCAGCAGTTGGCGCGCCCTGTCGTGACGGACCAGGTCGAGCACTTCCCGGTAGTTGGTGCCCTCGTCGGCGAGCCGTCGGCGCAGCGTCCGCTCGGTGACCTTCAACTGCCGGGCGACCCAGGCGATGCTCGGGTAGCGGTCCTGTAGCACCTCCAGCAGTGCCACGATGCGTTGGCGGTAGCCGCCCATCTCGCGGGTGACGCGGGTGTTGAAGGCCTTGCTGCCGAGCGCCAGCGAGGCCTGGAACACGGCGGAGTTGGCAGTGGCGATCTCGGCCTCGAGCAATTCCTCGGGGAGGGTGAAGGTGATGCCTGCGCCGGCGAAATACACCGGCACCCGGAAATACTCCTCGTATGCCCGCACGTCGCCGTTCCTTTCCGGGAGGCGCAGGCGGACCAGTTCCAGCTCGCCCAGCAGCAGGTCGCGGAACACCGCGTAGGCGGCCGACGCCAGGACGTTGGCGTGATACAGCCGGGCCGACTGCGGCCAGTCCGGCTTGTCCTGCAGGTCGATATCCACATCCACGGTGTCGCAACTGGAACGTCGCACCGCGATCCCGCGGATATCCTTGCGGAACAGCAGCATGTTGGTCTTGATCAGTTGCAAGGCTTCGCCCACGGTGCCGGCACTCTGCAATGCCAGCCCGGCGACGCCGTAGTCGGAAAGGCGGTAGTGCTCCCCCAGGCTCAGGCCTTCCAGGGGGGAGCGTCCGTTCAGCACGATCCACTCGTAGAGCGCTTCGCTGGGCAGGCGCGGCTCGGCAGCCGAACCCTGACGCATGTCCGGAGGCGTGATGCGTTGCACGGCGAGGTAGTTGTTGAGTGGTCGCCACTCGAAATCGTACTGGATGTTTTCGGACGGGCTCATCGGTTACCTCTTGCACGCGATGCTATCGCCCTGAAGGCGTCAGGGCTTCGTTATTCCATGCGGATGTCGTTTCGGTTGATTTTCGTACGCTGGGCTTCCGGCAATCACTACCTTGCGTAAGGGGTTGACAGGAGCGGGGTCTGCGTATAGCCGCGCCTCCGCGACGCCGTGCCGATCGGTCGTGCATGCTTGCCGTGGCCCGGCTGAGCACTGCCGTCCCGGCCACTCTCGCCGGGGTGGCTGCGCCTGGATGATCGTCGTGGGCGGTGGTGGCGCGGGCCGGTCGCCCTGAGCTTCAGGCGCCATCGCCGCTTGCCGGCGCTCGGGAGGCCGCTGGCCAAGGAAAACCGTAGCGCCGCGGCGGGCGGCGGCTAGCGGGGATTTCCGGCCACGCGTGCCGTGCCCGGGCCACGCTTGCCTTCCCGGCGCGCCGGACTCCCGGTGGCCTGGAGGACAGGAAAAGCGAGCGGCGAGGTGTCGGCGAGCAGGGTCAACTCGATCTTCTGATAGGGTCGGTGGGCTGTCCGGGGCGGCTAGGATGGACATTTTCATCGTCTCGGGCAGGCCTGTCGCGACCGCGCGAAGTCGCGACGGATGCCGCTGCTAAGGAGCAACGGATGACCGTTCTTATCCAGGGGGCCGGGATCGCCGGCCTGGCGCTGGCGCGCGAATTCACCAAGGCAGGCATCGACTGGCTGCTGGTCGAGCGGGCCAGCGAGATCAGGCCCATCGGTACCGGCATCACCCTGGCGAGCAATGCGTTGACGGCGTTGTCCAGCACCCTGGATCTCGACCGGCTGTTCCGCCGTGGCATGCCGTTGGCCGGCATCAACGTATACGCCCACGACGGTTCGATGCTGATGTCGATGCCTTCCAGTCTGGGTGGGAATTCCCGCGGCGGCCTGGCGTTGCAGCGCCACGAACTGCATGCGGCGCTACTGGAGGGGCTGGATGAGTCGCGCATTCGGGTCGGGGTCTCCATCGTGCAGATCCTCGACGGACTCGACCACGAACGCGTGACCCTGAGCGACGGCACTGTCCACGACTGTTCGCTGGTGGTCGGTGCGGATGGCATTCGTTCGAGCGTGCGACGTTATGTCTGGCCGGAGGCGACCTTGCGTCATTCCGGCGAAACCTGCTGGCGCCTGGTCGTTCCCCATCGGCTGGAGGACGCCGAGCTGGCGGGAGAGGTCTGGGGACACGGCAAGCGCCTCGGCTTCATCCAGATCAGCCCGCGCGAGATGTATGTCTACGCGACCCTGAAGGTGCGCCGGGAGGAGCCCGAGGACGAGGAGGGCTTCGTCACCCCGCAACGGCTGGCCGCCCACTACGCGGACTTCGACGGCATCGGCGCGAGCATCGCCCGGCTCATACCGAGCGCCACCACGCTGGTGCACAACGACCTCGAGGAGTTGGCCGGCGCCTCCTGGTGCCGCGGACGGGTAGTGCTGATCGGTGACGCCGCACACGCCATGACGCCGAACCTGGGGCAGGGCGCGGCCATGGCCCTGGAGGACGCCTTCCTGCTGGCGCGCCTGTGGTGTCTGGCGCCGCGCGCCGAGACGCTGATCCTGTTCCAGCAGCAACGCGAGGCGCGGATCGAGTTCATCAGGAAGCAATCCTGGATCGTCGGCCGCCTTGGTCAATGGGAATCGCCCTGGAGCGTCTGGCTGAGGAATACCCTCGTTCGCCTGGTGCCGAATGCCAGTCGCAGGCGCCTCCACCAGCGTCTTTTCACCGGTGTCGGTGAGATGGCCGCGCAGTAGCCGCCGGTGCCAGTGGCGTCTTGGTCGCCTGTTTTCGACTTCGGCGATGGTCGCTATGGAGAAGTCCCGGGCAACCAGGGCGCTTGCGCTTTACCAGGCCCGGCGTCGCTGGGCTCTCCACAGGTTCGCCGGTTTTTGCTGCGATCCGGTCTGCCGCTCGCCGGGGGCTGGCGGTATACTTCGCAGCGCCCGTTCGATGCCGTCGAATGATGTTTCCATGACGCTTGATTTATGACGCCTTTGCGCCAAGCTAGGTCATGGGATGGCTTTCTGTTAAGGTTGCCGAAATCTCCTGGGGGCCCGTGTGGGCGGTTGTCTGCTAATGCGCGACGAGGTGCAGCGTGATTAAGGTGCTGGTGGTCGACGACCACGATCTGGTACGCACCGGTATTACCCGCATGCTGGCCGACATCGAAGGCTTGCAAGTGGTCGGCCAGGCCGACTGCGGTGAAGACTGTCTGAAACTGGCCCGCGAACTGAAGCCGGATGTCGTCCTGATGGACGTGAAGATGCCCGGTATCGGCGGCCTGGAGGCAACCCGCAAGCTGCTGCGCAGCCAGCCCGACATCAAGGTCGTGGTAGTCACCGTCTGCGAAGAGGATCCGTTCCCCACCCGCCTCATGCAGGCCGGCGCCGCCGGCTACATGACCAAGGGCGCGGGGCTGGAGGAAATGGTCCAGGCGATTCGCCAGGTCTTCGCCGGCCAGCGCTATATCAGCCCGCAGATCGCCCAGCAACTGGCGCTGAAGTCCTTCCAGCCGCAGCAGCACGATTCCCCCTTCGATTCGCTGTCCGAGCGCGAGATCCAGATCGCCCTGATGATCGCCAACTGCCACAAGGTGCAGAGCATCTCCGACAAGCTGTGCCTGTCGCCGAAGACCGTGAATACCTATCGCTACCGCATCTTCGAGAAGCTCTCGATCACCAGCGACGTGGAGCTGGCGCTGCTCGCCGTCCGCCACGGCATGGTCGATGCCGCCAGCTAGATGAGCGCCGTTTTCGACGCAAGCGCTTTCCTCGCTACCTGCAGCAATCGTCCGGGCGTCTACCGCATGTTCGATGCGGACGCCAAGCTTCTCTACGTGGGCAAGGCGAAGAGCCTGAAGAAGCGCCTGGCCAGCTATTTCCGCAAGTCCGGCCTGGCGCCGAAGACCGCTGCGCTGGTGGCGCGGATCGCCCAGGTGGAAACCACCATCACCGCCAATGAAACCGAGGCGTTGCTGCTGGAGCAGACGCTGATCAAGGAGTGGCGGCCGCCCTACAACATCCTGCTGCGGGACGACAAGTCCTATCCCTTCGTGTTCCTCTCCAGCGAGGACGAGTATCCGCGGCTGTCCCTGCACCGTGGCGCGAAGAAGCGCAAGGGGCGTTACTTCGGTCCCTATCCGAGCGCGGGAGCGATCCGCGAGAGCCTCAACCTGCTGCAGAAGGCGTTTCTCGTCCGCCAGTGCGAGGACAGCTATTTCCGCAACCGTACGCGGCCCTGCCTGCAATACCAGATCAAGCGCTGCAAGGGGCCCTGCGTGGGGCTGGTCAGTCCTGAGGAGTACGCCGAGGACGTGCGCCACTCGGTGATGTTCCTCGAAGGAAGGAGCAACGCGCTGGCCGACGAGCTGAACGTCGGCATGGAGCAGGCGGCGATGCGCCTGGACTTCGAGAAGGCGGCGGAGTTGCGCGACCAGGTGGCGATCCTGCGGCGGGTCCAGGACCAGCAGAGCATGGAAGGTGGCAACGGCGACGTCGACATCGTCGCCGCCATCGTCACCCCTGGCGGCGCTTGCGTACACCTGATCAGCGTACGCGGCGGGCGGGTGCTGGGCAGCAAGAACTTCTTCCCGCAGGTCGCGATCGAGGAGGAGGTGGGCGAAGTGCTGCTGGCGTTCCTTGGCCAGTACTATCTCAGCCACCAGGAGCGCGACCTGCCGGCGGAGTTGATCGTCAACGTGACGCACGAGGATTTCCCGGTGCTGGTTTCGGCGATCGCCGAAGCGCGAGGCCGCGAACTGGAGATCAGCTACCGGGTGCGTGGTACCCGCGCCCGCTGGCAGCAACTGGCGGTGACCAACGCCGAACAGGCCCTGGGCGCACGCCTGGCCAACCGCCAGCATGTGGCGGCACGCTTCGAAGCCCTTGCCGAGGCGCTCGACCTGGCGGAGCCGCCGCAACGCCTGGAGTGCTTCGATATCAGTCACTCCAGCGGCGAGGCTACCGTGGCTTCCTGCGTGGTGTTCGGCCCGGAAGGGCCGCTGAAATCGGACTATCGCCGCTACAACATCGAAGGCGTCACGGCCGGCGACGACTACGCGGCGATGCACCAGGCGCTGACCCGCCGCTTCAGTCGCCTGAAGGACGGCGAGGGGAAGATGCCCGACATTCTCCTGGTGGATGGCGGCAAGGGGCAATTGGCCATGGCCCAGGAGGTGCTCCAGGAACTGGCGGTCGCCGGTCTGATCCTGCTCGGCGTGGCCAAGGGCGTGACCCGCAAGCCGGGGCTGGAAACCCTCTACCTGAACGATGCCTCCCACGAGTTCACCCTGCCGGCCGATTCGCCGGCGCTGCACCTGATCCAGCAGATACGTGACGAAGCGCACCGTTTCGCCATCACCGGCCACCGTGCGCGGCGCGGCAAGGCACGGCGGACGTCGACGCTGGAGGACGTCCCTGGCGTCGGCCCGAAACGTCGGCGCGACTTGCTCAAGCATTTCGGCGGGTTGCAGGAATTGTCGCGGGCGAGTATCGATGAACTGGCCAAAGCCCCCGGTATCAGTAAAAAGCTTGCCGAGCAGATTTATGCCGTCCTGCACAGCGAGTAGAATGCCGGCTCACCTCGCAGCCTAGATGGTCCGATGAATATCCCCAATCTGCTCACGTTACTGCGCGTCCTGCTCATTCCGATCTTCATTCTGCTGTTCTATCTGCCGACGTCCTGGAGCTACCTGACCGCCAGTGCCGTGTTCGCCCTGGCCGCCGCCACCGACTGGCT containing:
- the uvrY gene encoding UvrY/SirA/GacA family response regulator transcription factor, whose amino-acid sequence is MIKVLVVDDHDLVRTGITRMLADIEGLQVVGQADCGEDCLKLARELKPDVVLMDVKMPGIGGLEATRKLLRSQPDIKVVVVTVCEEDPFPTRLMQAGAAGYMTKGAGLEEMVQAIRQVFAGQRYISPQIAQQLALKSFQPQQHDSPFDSLSEREIQIALMIANCHKVQSISDKLCLSPKTVNTYRYRIFEKLSITSDVELALLAVRHGMVDAAS
- the uvrC gene encoding excinuclease ABC subunit UvrC, whose translation is MSAVFDASAFLATCSNRPGVYRMFDADAKLLYVGKAKSLKKRLASYFRKSGLAPKTAALVARIAQVETTITANETEALLLEQTLIKEWRPPYNILLRDDKSYPFVFLSSEDEYPRLSLHRGAKKRKGRYFGPYPSAGAIRESLNLLQKAFLVRQCEDSYFRNRTRPCLQYQIKRCKGPCVGLVSPEEYAEDVRHSVMFLEGRSNALADELNVGMEQAAMRLDFEKAAELRDQVAILRRVQDQQSMEGGNGDVDIVAAIVTPGGACVHLISVRGGRVLGSKNFFPQVAIEEEVGEVLLAFLGQYYLSHQERDLPAELIVNVTHEDFPVLVSAIAEARGRELEISYRVRGTRARWQQLAVTNAEQALGARLANRQHVAARFEALAEALDLAEPPQRLECFDISHSSGEATVASCVVFGPEGPLKSDYRRYNIEGVTAGDDYAAMHQALTRRFSRLKDGEGKMPDILLVDGGKGQLAMAQEVLQELAVAGLILLGVAKGVTRKPGLETLYLNDASHEFTLPADSPALHLIQQIRDEAHRFAITGHRARRGKARRTSTLEDVPGVGPKRRRDLLKHFGGLQELSRASIDELAKAPGISKKLAEQIYAVLHSE